In one Blastococcus sp. Marseille-P5729 genomic region, the following are encoded:
- a CDS encoding TrkA family potassium uptake protein produces MARKNPAAQVVVIGLGRFGSSLALELERNGTEVLGIDAMMKNVQPLVGELTHVVQADATDEEAMRQLGVHEFERAVIAIGTHLESSILATSMVRGFGVQEIWAKAMTEAHARILRQLDVKNIVRPEADMGKRVAHLIGGRQLDYIEFDDGYALIKMRPPTVALGVPLGESDIRQRFGVTVVGVKRIGQPFTYATNETVLELEDIIIISGDRRKVEAFSNLD; encoded by the coding sequence TTGGCTAGAAAGAACCCCGCCGCCCAGGTCGTTGTCATCGGGCTGGGCCGATTCGGCAGCTCGCTGGCGCTGGAGCTCGAACGCAACGGGACCGAGGTGCTCGGCATCGATGCGATGATGAAGAACGTGCAGCCGCTGGTCGGCGAGCTCACGCACGTCGTTCAGGCCGACGCCACCGACGAAGAGGCGATGCGCCAGCTCGGCGTCCATGAGTTCGAGCGCGCCGTCATCGCGATCGGTACCCATCTCGAGTCGAGCATCCTGGCGACGTCCATGGTGCGCGGCTTCGGTGTCCAGGAGATCTGGGCGAAAGCGATGACCGAGGCACACGCCCGTATCCTGCGGCAGCTGGACGTGAAGAATATCGTCCGCCCCGAGGCCGATATGGGCAAGCGCGTCGCGCACCTCATCGGCGGACGGCAGCTCGACTACATCGAGTTCGATGACGGCTATGCGCTGATCAAGATGCGTCCGCCGACCGTGGCGCTCGGCGTACCGCTCGGTGAATCCGACATCCGACAGAGGTTTGGGGTCACCGTCGTCGGCGTCAAGCGCATCGGCCAGCCCTTTACCTACGCTACCAACGAGACGGTGCTCGAGCTCGAGGACATCATCATCATCTCGGGCGATCGGCGAAAGGTCGAGGCCTTCAGCAACCTCGATTAG
- a CDS encoding lipase maturation factor family protein, with protein MSNGGLAAGWDWILVPEAWLGRAVLEHGVALLLLVTLISTIFQFPGLLGKRGLMPITAFLQRTRFWDRPGVFLFRYYSDRQFLAICWVGVALSAVTAVGITASLPAWAHMLVWTAMWVIYLSIVNVGQRWYGFLWEMLLCEVLFICIFIGPRDQTPTWLVVAALIWLLIRVELGAGLIKMRGGKEWRDLTALDYHHETQPMPGPLSWHFHHLPKVLHRVETGANHVVQLFVPFLLLAPQPIRSYAALLMAATQAWLVLSGNFAWVNLLTIALCLSLVADTAVGLDGLRPDLTAPSTWVVWVQIAFAVAMLLLAWKPLGNLFSPNQKMNARYNPLLIGSSYGAFGTIGKQRRELVIEGCADRGEPWLEYEFYGKPGDVQKRPPQVAPYHLRLGWQLWFAALSPHFRGPWLDRLLHRLLEDEPAVTRMCRVNPFPDAAPRYLRVMLYDYRYSTRAERRATGEWWVRSNAREIMPPRRLRGADEHARI; from the coding sequence ATGAGCAACGGCGGCCTGGCCGCGGGATGGGACTGGATTCTTGTCCCAGAGGCGTGGCTGGGTCGCGCCGTCCTCGAGCATGGTGTCGCGCTGCTGCTGCTCGTGACCCTGATTAGCACCATCTTCCAGTTCCCGGGCCTGCTAGGAAAGCGCGGCCTGATGCCCATCACTGCATTTCTGCAGCGGACCCGCTTCTGGGACCGACCGGGCGTCTTCCTGTTCCGCTACTACAGCGATCGCCAGTTCCTCGCGATCTGCTGGGTGGGCGTCGCCCTCTCCGCCGTCACTGCCGTTGGTATCACCGCGTCCCTGCCCGCCTGGGCCCACATGCTCGTGTGGACGGCGATGTGGGTCATCTACCTCTCGATCGTCAACGTCGGGCAGCGCTGGTACGGATTCCTCTGGGAGATGCTGCTGTGCGAGGTACTGTTCATCTGCATCTTCATCGGACCTCGGGACCAGACGCCGACGTGGCTGGTGGTGGCCGCGCTGATCTGGCTGCTGATCCGCGTCGAGCTGGGCGCCGGGCTGATCAAGATGCGCGGCGGCAAGGAGTGGCGCGACCTGACCGCGCTGGACTACCACCACGAGACACAGCCGATGCCCGGCCCGCTCTCGTGGCACTTCCACCATCTGCCGAAGGTGCTGCACCGGGTCGAGACCGGCGCCAACCACGTCGTCCAGCTGTTCGTGCCCTTCCTGCTGCTCGCTCCGCAACCGATCCGGTCGTACGCCGCCCTGCTGATGGCAGCCACCCAAGCGTGGTTGGTGCTCTCGGGGAACTTCGCCTGGGTCAACCTGCTGACGATCGCGCTGTGCCTCTCGCTGGTGGCGGACACCGCGGTCGGGCTCGACGGTCTCCGCCCGGACCTCACCGCGCCGTCCACGTGGGTCGTGTGGGTGCAGATCGCCTTTGCTGTGGCGATGCTGCTGCTGGCATGGAAGCCGCTCGGCAACCTCTTCTCGCCCAACCAGAAGATGAACGCGCGCTACAACCCGCTGCTGATCGGGTCGTCGTACGGCGCGTTCGGGACGATCGGCAAGCAGCGTCGCGAGCTCGTGATCGAGGGATGCGCCGACCGGGGCGAGCCTTGGCTCGAGTACGAGTTCTACGGCAAGCCCGGCGATGTGCAGAAGCGGCCGCCACAGGTCGCGCCGTACCACCTGCGGCTCGGTTGGCAGCTCTGGTTCGCGGCGCTGTCGCCGCATTTCCGCGGTCCGTGGCTGGACCGGCTGCTGCACCGTCTGCTCGAGGACGAGCCGGCCGTGACGCGAATGTGCCGGGTGAATCCCTTCCCGGACGCTGCGCCGCGCTACCTGCGCGTGATGCTGTACGACTACCGCTACTCGACGCGTGCTGAACGCCGCGCGACCGGCGAGTGGTGGGTCCGCTCGAACGCCCGCGAGATCATGCCACCTCGTCGGCTGCGCGGTGCGGACGAGCACGCTCGCATCTAG
- a CDS encoding DUF5709 domain-containing protein, with product MSSDSEQYGDYSVDDDDQLQPEDTLIDRGVDDALDEGYVPPDRWSPAQGYGNTANEEARGESLDQRLKQEEPDFDPSKDVWNDDDLDDGQVGDRRSGRLIAPDEGSGHDDESAAIASDMGIDGGAASAEEAAMHIVDED from the coding sequence ATGAGCAGCGACAGTGAGCAGTATGGCGACTACAGCGTCGATGACGACGATCAGCTACAGCCTGAGGACACCCTGATCGACCGAGGGGTCGACGACGCGCTCGATGAGGGCTACGTGCCTCCGGACCGTTGGTCTCCCGCGCAGGGCTACGGAAACACCGCCAACGAGGAGGCCCGCGGCGAATCGCTCGACCAGCGCCTGAAGCAGGAGGAGCCGGACTTCGATCCGAGCAAGGACGTCTGGAACGACGACGATCTGGACGACGGTCAGGTAGGAGATCGGCGGTCGGGCCGACTGATAGCTCCCGACGAGGGCAGTGGACACGACGACGAGAGCGCCGCGATCGCCTCTGACATGGGGATCGACGGCGGAGCGGCCAGCGCTGAAGAGGCCGCGATGCACATCGTCGACGAGGACTGA
- a CDS encoding SDR family NAD(P)-dependent oxidoreductase: MSNPFDLTGKKAVVTGGGTGIGLAMAQYLAQAGAKVSIWGRRKEKLDEAAAANPECSFITQQVDVSDRQAVSDAFAAAVAQLGGLDTVVVNAGVGAGRTKIEDVDEEKFHQVLDINLDGAMWTIQQASNQMRELGNGGSIITIASLAALDATPTNYAYGASKAGLVSLTKAAAVELARYGIRVNSVLPGWIRTDMTEGLQASGPFEKAVMPRVPARRWGNPEDFGGIAVYLASDASAYQTGTQTVIDGGYSIF, encoded by the coding sequence ATGAGCAACCCCTTCGACCTGACCGGCAAGAAGGCCGTCGTGACCGGCGGCGGCACCGGCATCGGCCTGGCGATGGCGCAGTACCTGGCGCAGGCCGGCGCGAAGGTCTCGATCTGGGGACGCCGCAAGGAGAAGCTCGACGAGGCCGCCGCGGCGAACCCCGAGTGCAGCTTCATCACGCAGCAGGTTGACGTCTCCGACCGTCAGGCGGTCAGCGACGCCTTCGCCGCAGCCGTCGCACAGCTTGGCGGTCTCGACACCGTCGTCGTGAACGCGGGCGTCGGTGCCGGCCGCACCAAGATCGAGGACGTCGACGAGGAGAAGTTCCACCAGGTCCTCGACATCAACCTCGACGGCGCGATGTGGACCATCCAGCAGGCCTCCAACCAGATGCGAGAGCTCGGCAACGGCGGCTCAATCATCACCATCGCCAGCCTCGCTGCACTCGATGCGACGCCGACCAACTATGCCTACGGCGCCTCGAAAGCCGGCCTGGTCTCGCTCACGAAGGCGGCCGCCGTCGAGCTCGCCCGCTACGGCATCCGCGTCAACTCGGTGCTGCCTGGCTGGATCCGCACCGACATGACGGAGGGTCTGCAAGCCTCGGGTCCGTTCGAGAAGGCCGTCATGCCCCGCGTCCCGGCTCGCCGCTGGGGCAACCCGGAAGACTTCGGCGGCATCGCCGTCTACCTCGCCAGCGACGCCTCTGCCTACCAGACCGGCACCCAGACCGTCATCGACGGCGGTTACAGCATCTTCTAG
- a CDS encoding DJ-1/PfpI family protein, whose translation MQDIALYATETMADWEYAHITAELTRAESVKPGRFRLRVVGDGTGEVRSLGGLPIRPDVDLADLDPATTACLVIPGADTYFDGHERLLDTVRRMVDAGTPVAAICGGTFALARAGLLDDRRHTSNARVFLEQSGYGGGDRYEDTAAVVTDQGITTGSGVRAVAFSAEVFKVSGLLPPAYADAWEALYTTGTLEAYEQMMAAHDAFANS comes from the coding sequence ATGCAGGACATCGCGCTGTACGCCACGGAAACGATGGCGGACTGGGAGTACGCCCATATCACTGCCGAGCTCACTCGCGCTGAGTCGGTGAAGCCGGGACGGTTCCGGCTACGCGTCGTCGGCGACGGGACCGGCGAGGTCCGCTCGCTCGGCGGGCTCCCGATCCGACCCGACGTCGATCTGGCCGACCTTGATCCGGCGACTACCGCCTGCTTGGTCATCCCGGGGGCCGACACCTACTTCGATGGCCATGAGCGGTTGCTCGACACGGTCCGCCGGATGGTCGACGCCGGGACGCCGGTGGCCGCAATCTGCGGCGGAACCTTCGCGCTCGCCCGCGCTGGACTGCTCGATGATCGCCGGCACACCAGCAATGCGCGGGTCTTCCTCGAGCAAAGTGGGTACGGCGGCGGTGACCGCTACGAGGACACCGCGGCGGTGGTGACCGACCAGGGGATCACGACTGGATCCGGCGTCCGCGCGGTGGCCTTCTCGGCGGAGGTCTTCAAGGTCAGCGGCCTGTTGCCCCCGGCGTACGCCGACGCGTGGGAGGCGCTCTACACGACCGGAACACTGGAGGCCTACGAGCAGATGATGGCGGCGCACGATGCCTTCGCGAACTCCTGA
- a CDS encoding MarR family winged helix-turn-helix transcriptional regulator has product MPSRTPEGDALTRLVLPAFELNGEFLAAAEVITRPHDLTPARWQVLGAVIDEPLPVAEIARRVGLGLARQSVQRVADDLVTHEWATWAENPHHRRAKLLAATDRGIAAVRAMAAEQHRWADAVGTEIGLADLACLADLIRRVIEASRSARG; this is encoded by the coding sequence ATGCCTTCGCGAACTCCTGAGGGGGACGCGCTGACGAGGCTGGTGCTGCCGGCCTTCGAGCTCAACGGTGAGTTCCTCGCGGCCGCCGAGGTGATCACGCGTCCGCACGACCTGACGCCGGCGAGGTGGCAGGTGCTCGGCGCCGTGATCGACGAGCCGCTGCCCGTCGCCGAGATCGCGAGACGGGTCGGTCTGGGCCTGGCGCGGCAGAGTGTCCAGCGGGTCGCTGACGACCTCGTGACCCACGAGTGGGCGACCTGGGCGGAGAACCCGCATCATCGGCGCGCGAAGCTGCTTGCCGCGACCGACCGCGGGATCGCCGCGGTGCGGGCGATGGCGGCCGAGCAGCACCGATGGGCGGACGCCGTCGGGACCGAGATCGGCCTCGCGGACCTGGCGTGCCTCGCTGATCTGATCCGCCGGGTGATCGAGGCGTCGCGATCGGCTAGAGGCTAA
- the deoC gene encoding deoxyribose-phosphate aldolase: protein MSDLSRSELARLVDHTLLKTDATPSDVAALVEQARELGVYSVCVSPSMLPIQTPLGEVLVATVCGFPSGKHHSAIKAEEAAKAVRDGAAEVDMVIDIGMLKAGDTKAVEADIRAVREAIPGAVLKVIIESAALTDGEIVAACQAAEAAGADFVKTSTGFHPDGGASVHAVEIMKQTVGDRLGIKASGGIRDYDTAVAMVDAGATRLGLSGTAAVLDGAPA, encoded by the coding sequence ATGTCTGACCTCAGCCGTTCCGAGCTCGCCCGCCTCGTCGATCACACGCTGCTGAAGACCGATGCCACCCCGTCGGACGTCGCCGCCCTGGTCGAGCAAGCCCGCGAGCTCGGCGTCTACTCGGTGTGCGTCTCGCCGTCCATGCTGCCGATCCAGACCCCGCTGGGCGAGGTCCTGGTGGCCACGGTCTGCGGGTTCCCCTCCGGCAAGCACCACAGCGCCATCAAGGCCGAAGAGGCGGCCAAGGCCGTGCGCGACGGGGCAGCCGAGGTCGACATGGTCATCGACATCGGCATGCTGAAGGCCGGCGACACAAAGGCTGTCGAGGCCGACATCCGCGCGGTTCGAGAGGCGATCCCCGGCGCGGTGCTGAAGGTGATCATCGAGTCCGCGGCGCTCACCGACGGCGAGATCGTGGCCGCGTGCCAGGCCGCCGAAGCCGCCGGAGCCGACTTCGTGAAGACCTCTACGGGCTTCCATCCCGACGGCGGCGCGAGCGTGCACGCGGTCGAGATCATGAAGCAGACGGTCGGCGATCGCCTGGGAATCAAGGCATCCGGCGGCATCCGTGACTACGACACCGCGGTCGCCATGGTGGACGCCGGGGCGACCCGGCTCGGGCTTTCCGGCACCGCCGCTGTGCTGGACGGCGCTCCCGCGTAG
- a CDS encoding crotonase/enoyl-CoA hydratase family protein — MTDEQIRTEDRVQYTITDDGVADVRMVRADKMNALDDAMFEALITVGKEIAANNEVRAVVISGEGRAFCSGLDFSRFKSMKDGVQRLGDDRDPLGPAKVMAQQTPYVWTWLPVPVIAAVHGFAFGGGCQVAMGADIRIVHPETQMSLMEMKWGLVPDMTGTQMIAGLVRRDLAKELVYTGKVISGTEAAEIGLATRTSDNPYDDAMALAKEIASKSPHAVRRAKELMEMSGRVPLEEGFAAEQTAIRSLIGSPNQSEAVAANLEKRAPKFQSYDG; from the coding sequence ATGACTGACGAACAGATCCGCACCGAAGACCGAGTTCAGTACACGATCACCGACGACGGCGTCGCCGACGTCCGGATGGTGCGTGCCGACAAGATGAACGCCCTCGACGACGCGATGTTCGAGGCGCTGATCACCGTCGGCAAGGAGATCGCAGCCAACAACGAGGTGCGCGCCGTCGTCATCAGCGGCGAGGGCCGCGCGTTCTGCTCCGGCCTGGACTTCTCCCGTTTCAAGTCGATGAAGGACGGCGTCCAGCGGCTCGGCGACGACCGCGATCCGCTCGGCCCGGCCAAGGTCATGGCGCAGCAGACCCCCTACGTCTGGACCTGGCTGCCGGTCCCGGTCATCGCTGCGGTGCACGGCTTCGCCTTCGGCGGCGGCTGCCAGGTCGCGATGGGCGCCGACATCCGTATCGTGCATCCCGAGACGCAGATGTCGCTGATGGAGATGAAGTGGGGCCTGGTCCCTGACATGACCGGAACCCAGATGATCGCCGGACTGGTACGCCGCGACCTCGCCAAGGAGCTCGTCTACACCGGCAAGGTCATCAGCGGCACCGAGGCCGCCGAGATCGGCCTGGCCACCCGCACCTCCGATAACCCGTACGACGACGCGATGGCGCTCGCCAAGGAGATCGCCTCCAAGTCGCCGCACGCCGTACGCCGCGCCAAGGAGCTCATGGAGATGTCCGGCCGGGTTCCCCTCGAGGAGGGCTTCGCCGCCGAGCAGACCGCCATCCGCTCGCTGATCGGCTCGCCCAACCAGAGCGAGGCGGTCGCCGCCAACCTCGAGAAGCGCGCCCCGAAGTTCCAGAGCTACGACGGCTAG
- a CDS encoding AMP-binding protein, translating to MSVLSRLQGVAISDPEGAAIVFPVRNGLASMSRRELIEGVLRLRRELHERGFGRGDCAAVWLPNWPSALIWQLAVGSLGGHVIGINTRYNVHEVTHVLTLARPRVVSIAHDFVGLDLLGRLREAASHARESEGWQPPQVVPASAPGEDPPEDVAGYYIGGGSWVWGPASPLGLDELPEPDDELYVAFTTSGSTGLPKLAAHRQAGTLEQLLATGWAIGAGPSSRLLAALPFSGTFGFVAAFGMLLAGGSIVLQPSFKAQEAMRLVSEEGITHVAFGDDMLGQVIELAQAQNADMSALQWVGIADFQGGARRLAEWLEEHAGTHVTGLYGSSETFALLTTSGHKVPAPDRWLPGGTLTPSGLEYRIADGERVITDGSEGEIQFRGPQAVDAYLGQPEKMAENYTSDGWFRSGDLGRALDERSFRYVCRASEALRLKGFLVEPDEIATHIATHPAVEIAKVVGVRRDAGDEAVGFVTLRDGQQVDGDALISYCADALAKYKVPTAVYVIDEMPVTAGTNGVKIRARVLQEWAADRLG from the coding sequence ATGAGCGTTCTTTCGCGCCTGCAGGGCGTGGCCATCAGTGACCCCGAGGGTGCCGCGATCGTCTTTCCCGTCCGGAACGGGTTGGCGAGCATGTCGCGCCGTGAGCTGATCGAAGGCGTTCTCAGACTGCGGCGTGAGCTGCACGAGCGCGGCTTCGGCCGCGGCGACTGCGCGGCAGTCTGGTTGCCCAACTGGCCCAGCGCACTGATCTGGCAGCTCGCGGTCGGTTCGCTGGGCGGGCACGTGATCGGCATTAACACCCGCTACAACGTCCATGAGGTCACGCACGTGCTGACCCTCGCCCGGCCCAGGGTCGTGTCGATCGCCCATGACTTCGTGGGGCTGGACCTTCTCGGTCGGCTCCGCGAGGCGGCATCGCACGCCCGGGAGAGCGAGGGGTGGCAGCCACCCCAGGTGGTTCCGGCGTCCGCACCGGGCGAGGATCCCCCGGAGGACGTCGCCGGTTACTACATCGGCGGCGGGAGCTGGGTGTGGGGTCCGGCGTCGCCCTTGGGCCTCGACGAGCTGCCCGAGCCGGACGACGAACTGTACGTCGCGTTCACGACGTCCGGCTCCACCGGGCTTCCGAAGCTGGCGGCGCACCGCCAGGCGGGCACGCTCGAGCAGCTGCTGGCGACAGGCTGGGCGATCGGCGCCGGACCGTCGTCGAGACTACTTGCCGCGCTGCCGTTCTCGGGCACCTTCGGCTTCGTCGCGGCCTTCGGGATGCTGCTCGCCGGCGGCTCGATCGTGCTGCAACCGTCGTTCAAGGCGCAGGAGGCGATGCGGCTGGTCAGCGAGGAGGGCATCACCCACGTCGCGTTCGGTGACGACATGCTCGGGCAGGTCATCGAGCTCGCGCAGGCGCAGAACGCTGATATGTCTGCGTTGCAGTGGGTAGGTATCGCGGACTTCCAAGGCGGCGCGCGGCGGCTCGCCGAATGGCTCGAGGAGCATGCGGGCACCCATGTCACCGGACTGTACGGCTCCTCGGAGACCTTCGCGCTGCTCACGACGTCCGGTCACAAGGTTCCTGCGCCGGATCGGTGGCTGCCTGGCGGCACCCTCACGCCGTCTGGGCTGGAGTACCGGATCGCCGATGGCGAGCGGGTCATCACCGACGGCTCGGAGGGTGAGATCCAGTTCCGCGGCCCGCAGGCGGTGGACGCCTACCTCGGTCAGCCCGAGAAGATGGCTGAGAACTACACTTCCGACGGATGGTTCCGCAGCGGTGACTTGGGCCGCGCCCTCGACGAACGCAGCTTCCGCTATGTGTGCAGAGCCTCAGAAGCCCTGCGGCTCAAGGGATTTCTGGTAGAGCCCGACGAGATCGCCACCCACATCGCCACGCATCCCGCGGTCGAGATCGCGAAGGTCGTCGGCGTACGCCGAGACGCCGGCGATGAGGCGGTGGGATTCGTGACGTTGCGCGACGGGCAGCAGGTCGACGGCGATGCCCTCATCTCCTATTGCGCCGATGCGCTGGCGAAGTACAAGGTGCCGACCGCGGTCTACGTCATCGACGAGATGCCGGTGACGGCCGGCACCAACGGTGTGAAGATCCGCGCCCGCGTGCTGCAGGAGTGGGCGGCCGACCGTCTCGGCTAG